The Brasilonema sennae CENA114 genome includes a region encoding these proteins:
- the cobW gene encoding cobalamin biosynthesis protein CobW translates to MHKIPVTVITGFLGAGKTTLIRHLLQNNEGRRIAVLVNEFGEVGIDGELLRDCQVCDDEEDPNSNIVELTNGCLCCTVQEEFLPAMQELLKRRDRIDCMLIETSGLALPKPLVQAFRWPEIRTGATVDSVITVVDCEALATNQFVGDLEAFEIQRQADDSLEHETPIEELFEDQLACADLVLLTKSDRVDDQTQVKVQQWLKQNLSGGVKLIQCQDGKIDCDLLLGFNAAVEDNLDSRRSHHDNEAEHEHDDGINAVQLLLDQTFEPSVLVKRLQTLVQQQEIYRIKGFVAVPKKAMRLVLQGVGNRFDYFYDRAWQPHEPRQTKLVLIGRELDQVLVESLVSGEELSVAGK, encoded by the coding sequence ATGCATAAAATTCCCGTCACAGTCATTACAGGATTTCTTGGCGCAGGCAAAACGACATTAATTCGCCATTTACTGCAAAACAATGAGGGACGACGCATTGCTGTTTTGGTGAATGAATTTGGAGAAGTCGGAATTGATGGCGAACTTTTGCGTGACTGTCAAGTCTGTGACGATGAAGAAGACCCCAACAGCAACATTGTTGAACTCACCAACGGTTGCTTGTGCTGCACGGTGCAAGAGGAATTCTTACCAGCGATGCAAGAATTGCTGAAGCGACGCGATCGCATTGACTGCATGTTAATTGAAACCTCTGGACTAGCACTACCAAAACCATTGGTGCAAGCCTTCCGCTGGCCGGAAATTCGCACGGGCGCTACAGTGGATAGCGTAATCACCGTCGTGGACTGTGAGGCTTTAGCAACGAATCAATTTGTGGGTGATTTAGAAGCTTTTGAAATACAGCGGCAAGCCGATGATAGTTTAGAACACGAAACACCAATTGAAGAACTGTTTGAAGATCAGCTTGCTTGTGCGGACTTGGTGTTGTTGACTAAGAGCGATCGCGTTGATGACCAAACCCAAGTTAAAGTGCAGCAGTGGTTAAAGCAGAACTTGTCTGGTGGTGTAAAACTCATTCAGTGCCAGGACGGTAAAATTGATTGCGATCTGTTACTCGGTTTTAACGCTGCAGTAGAAGACAACTTGGATAGTCGCCGCAGTCACCACGATAACGAAGCCGAACACGAACATGATGACGGAATTAATGCAGTGCAACTACTACTAGACCAAACATTTGAGCCGTCTGTATTGGTTAAACGTTTACAAACATTGGTACAACAGCAAGAAATTTATCGAATTAAGGGATTTGTAGCAGTTCCAAAAAAAGCCATGCGTCTGGTATTACAGGGTGTCGGTAATCGATTTGACTACTTTTATGATCGTGCTTGGCAACCCCACGAACCCCGTCAAACGAAATTAGTATTGATTGGTCGGGAACTTGATCAGGTTCTTGTTGAGTCCCTGGTGTCAGGGGAGGAACTAAGTGTGGCTGGAAAATAA
- a CDS encoding methyltransferase domain-containing protein, giving the protein MSTLLYFVIGFLVVLVIGIGGYLLSARKYQSSNTVANSYDQWTNDGILEFYWGEHIHLGHYGSPPRRKDFLAAKSDFVHEMVKWGGLDKLPPCTTVLDVGCGIGGSSRILARDYGFAVTGITISPQQVKRAQELTPQGLNAQFAVDDAMALSFPDASFDVVWSIEAGPHMPDKAVFALELMRVLKPGGILVVADWNQRDDRQKPLNFWEKPVMQQLLDQWSHPAFSSIEGFAELLAATGFVEGEVITADWTKETLPSWLDSIWQGVIRPSGFLRFGLSGFIKSVREVPTLLLMRLAFGVGLCRFGMFRAVRANSRTELKDQNFANQTPSSSAALQNVNMN; this is encoded by the coding sequence ATGTCAACTTTATTATATTTTGTAATTGGTTTTCTTGTGGTTTTGGTGATTGGAATTGGCGGTTATCTCCTGAGTGCCCGTAAGTATCAATCCTCAAACACAGTCGCCAATTCCTACGATCAATGGACGAATGACGGCATCCTAGAGTTTTATTGGGGGGAACACATTCACCTTGGTCACTACGGTTCGCCGCCACGACGGAAGGATTTTCTAGCTGCTAAATCTGACTTTGTACATGAAATGGTTAAATGGGGTGGTTTAGATAAATTACCCCCTTGTACTACCGTGTTAGATGTTGGGTGTGGTATCGGGGGCAGCAGCCGGATTTTAGCACGAGATTATGGGTTTGCCGTCACAGGGATTACGATCAGTCCACAGCAAGTGAAGCGTGCTCAGGAGTTAACGCCCCAAGGGCTAAACGCCCAGTTTGCAGTCGATGATGCGATGGCGTTGTCGTTTCCAGATGCCAGTTTTGATGTGGTGTGGTCGATTGAAGCAGGTCCTCACATGCCCGATAAAGCCGTTTTTGCGCTTGAATTAATGCGGGTGCTAAAGCCTGGTGGAATATTGGTTGTAGCTGACTGGAATCAGAGGGATGACCGCCAAAAACCTCTAAATTTCTGGGAAAAACCAGTCATGCAACAACTCCTTGATCAGTGGTCTCATCCAGCTTTTTCCAGTATTGAAGGCTTTGCCGAGCTTTTGGCAGCGACGGGATTTGTCGAGGGGGAAGTGATTACGGCAGACTGGACAAAAGAAACGCTTCCTTCTTGGTTGGATTCGATTTGGCAAGGGGTGATTCGACCAAGCGGATTTCTGCGTTTTGGACTGTCTGGTTTTATCAAGTCTGTGCGCGAGGTGCCGACGTTGTTGTTGATGCGTTTGGCGTTTGGTGTAGGGTTATGTCGATTTGGAATGTTCCGCGCTGTGCGGGCAAACTCACGCACAGAATTGAAAGACCAAAACTTTGCCAACCAAACTCCTTCATCCTCGGCGGCATTGCAGAATGTAAATATGAATTAG
- a CDS encoding ubiquinol-cytochrome c reductase iron-sulfur subunit yields MKRRYFFTLIGVSSLVSSLLMKVRASGPKTTTISSASGDWQKVGTVAELDKAGQLLNEKSPIGSVLVVGTSKSKKLIAVNPTCTHMGCTVEWLNKEGIFLCPCHASEFKLDGKAQTGPATKPLSTYATKIEGNFVMVKRI; encoded by the coding sequence ATGAAACGTCGTTATTTTTTTACTTTGATTGGTGTAAGTTCTTTAGTAAGTAGCCTACTTATGAAAGTTAGGGCTTCTGGGCCAAAAACTACAACAATATCATCAGCATCTGGAGATTGGCAAAAGGTGGGGACGGTAGCAGAGTTGGATAAAGCTGGTCAGTTATTAAATGAAAAGTCACCAATTGGTTCAGTCTTAGTAGTTGGTACTTCTAAAAGTAAAAAATTGATAGCTGTAAATCCTACCTGCACTCATATGGGTTGTACAGTAGAATGGCTGAATAAGGAAGGAATATTTTTATGTCCTTGTCACGCTTCAGAATTTAAACTTGACGGTAAGGCACAAACTGGTCCAGCCACAAAACCACTCTCGACTTACGCAACGAAGATAGAAGGTAATTTCGTTATGGTGAAACGCATTTAG